One stretch of Candidatus Baltobacteraceae bacterium DNA includes these proteins:
- a CDS encoding O-antigen ligase family protein, with product MRDIVENPRNAKILAASGAAVTMIGLAFVVAHGTPITFALGLAVILALPLFYLAIERPLLFPFGLYAAMVPFDDILNFGHVGTINKFIGILAFGAILFMMLRRGEISKPSPAVLAWMALGVWMGVSGFWALDSKAWLLAYLTFAQLFLLYALLTLTIATKEDIRALCTAIVVGGMAASAFAIGPFIHGFNDKGRLTLPGGNPHDPVDPNQFAAALLLPFAILFATTLSTKKAMPLIFNIAGLALLAITIVLTGSRAAMLSLVVVLFFMVIRSRHRVLALGLLVVSAGAVVPFAMKVQERFSSAISSGGAGREDIWKVAIIALKQHWLFGAGFASFPAAYDSAVLQAPLQMYVGWHRAPHNLVIATSVELGIVGIVLVALALFMEYRNMARLPRIGGFMDELRVAFQATLLAICLDALFLDLTNRKYLWLLFIMMALLRSTVLNEAASRRDRRRTTCVASSLPIPDRTSDQPKLHESPNLLQTAG from the coding sequence ATGAGAGACATCGTCGAAAATCCGCGCAACGCCAAGATACTAGCAGCATCGGGCGCGGCGGTGACGATGATCGGGCTGGCATTCGTGGTCGCGCACGGCACGCCGATCACATTTGCGCTCGGTCTCGCCGTCATTCTCGCGCTGCCGTTATTTTATCTTGCGATCGAGCGTCCGCTGCTGTTTCCCTTCGGACTCTACGCGGCGATGGTTCCGTTCGATGACATCCTCAACTTCGGTCACGTTGGAACGATCAACAAATTCATCGGCATCCTCGCGTTTGGCGCGATCCTGTTCATGATGCTGCGGCGCGGAGAGATCTCGAAGCCCTCGCCCGCAGTGCTGGCGTGGATGGCGCTCGGCGTGTGGATGGGGGTCAGCGGATTTTGGGCTCTCGACAGCAAGGCGTGGCTGCTCGCGTATCTGACATTCGCGCAGCTCTTCTTGCTCTACGCTTTGCTGACGCTGACGATCGCAACAAAGGAAGACATCCGGGCGCTGTGTACCGCAATCGTCGTTGGCGGAATGGCTGCGTCGGCGTTCGCGATCGGGCCGTTTATTCACGGCTTCAACGATAAGGGACGCCTGACGCTACCGGGCGGCAATCCGCACGATCCCGTCGACCCGAACCAGTTTGCGGCCGCGCTCTTGCTCCCGTTCGCGATCCTGTTTGCGACGACGCTTTCGACGAAGAAGGCCATGCCGCTTATCTTCAACATCGCCGGGCTCGCGCTGCTTGCGATCACGATCGTGTTGACCGGTTCGCGCGCCGCAATGCTTTCGCTCGTCGTCGTCCTGTTCTTCATGGTCATCCGCAGCCGGCATCGTGTCCTCGCGCTCGGACTGCTCGTGGTTTCTGCGGGGGCGGTCGTTCCGTTCGCCATGAAGGTTCAGGAGCGTTTCTCGAGCGCGATCTCGAGCGGCGGCGCGGGGCGCGAAGACATCTGGAAGGTCGCGATCATCGCGCTCAAGCAGCACTGGCTGTTTGGCGCGGGCTTCGCGTCGTTCCCCGCCGCCTACGACAGCGCCGTGCTGCAGGCGCCCTTGCAGATGTATGTAGGCTGGCACCGGGCACCGCACAATCTCGTGATCGCAACCAGCGTTGAGTTGGGTATCGTGGGGATTGTGCTCGTCGCTTTGGCGTTATTCATGGAGTACCGCAACATGGCGCGGCTTCCGCGCATCGGCGGCTTCATGGACGAACTGCGCGTCGCGTTTCAAGCCACGCTGCTCGCGATCTGTCTCGATGCTCTTTTCCTCGACCTCACCAACCGCAAATATCTCTGGCTTCTATTTATCATGATGGCCTTGCTGAGATCGACCGTCCTCAATGAGGCGGCGTCTCGGCGTGACCGAAGGAGAACCACGTGCGTAGCAAGTTCCTTGCCTATTCCCGACCGGACATCGGACCAGCCGAAATTGCACGAGTCACCGAATCTCTTACAAACGGCTGGTTGA
- a CDS encoding DegT/DnrJ/EryC1/StrS family aminotransferase, which translates to MRSKFLAYSRPDIGPAEIARVTESLTNGWLTTGPSVKALEDGFVKASGIAHAVALNSCTAGLHLGLVALGVGPGDEVVMPSLTFVAGAQCAREIGAIPVFADIDERTLTVTAETVKAVTTQRTRCIMPMHYAGRPAPVDEIVEFARPRGIRVLEDAAHSVGMLSGGAWAGANSDGAAYSFYPTKNITSGEGGLYLTNDAEIAARIRRLSLHGMSRDAWKRYTAGGGWRYDVVELGYKYNLPDLGAAIAVAQMERLEELQEAREALARLYLDRLADLRGITPLTEFVDEPDRHAWCMFVVRVDPRTAGITRDAMIDELRAANIGTSVHYIPTHQFTAYKDLPADVPVTDRVWEQILSLPLYPTMTERDVDDVVDALRGATRARRLAENVA; encoded by the coding sequence GTGCGTAGCAAGTTCCTTGCCTATTCCCGACCGGACATCGGACCAGCCGAAATTGCACGAGTCACCGAATCTCTTACAAACGGCTGGTTGACGACGGGCCCGAGCGTGAAAGCGCTCGAGGACGGATTCGTCAAGGCCTCAGGAATTGCGCATGCCGTGGCGCTGAACAGTTGCACGGCGGGTCTGCATCTCGGATTGGTCGCGCTCGGCGTCGGTCCGGGAGATGAGGTCGTCATGCCGTCGTTGACGTTCGTTGCGGGAGCGCAGTGCGCACGCGAGATCGGCGCGATTCCTGTCTTTGCAGATATCGATGAACGTACGCTGACCGTAACGGCCGAAACGGTCAAAGCCGTTACGACGCAACGCACGCGTTGCATCATGCCCATGCACTATGCGGGACGCCCTGCACCCGTCGACGAGATCGTCGAGTTCGCGCGTCCGCGCGGGATTCGCGTGTTGGAAGACGCCGCGCATTCTGTTGGGATGCTCAGTGGCGGAGCCTGGGCCGGCGCTAATTCGGATGGTGCAGCCTATAGCTTTTATCCGACCAAAAACATCACGAGCGGCGAAGGCGGATTGTACCTCACGAACGATGCCGAGATCGCGGCGCGCATTCGGCGTCTCTCGCTGCACGGCATGAGCCGCGATGCGTGGAAGCGTTACACGGCCGGTGGTGGTTGGCGTTACGACGTCGTCGAACTCGGCTACAAATACAACTTGCCGGATCTCGGTGCGGCAATCGCCGTTGCGCAAATGGAACGGCTCGAAGAGCTGCAAGAAGCCCGCGAAGCGCTCGCGCGTCTGTATCTCGACCGTCTTGCCGATCTGCGAGGCATTACTCCCCTCACCGAGTTCGTCGATGAACCCGATCGCCATGCATGGTGCATGTTCGTCGTTCGCGTCGATCCTCGAACCGCGGGAATAACGCGCGATGCGATGATCGACGAACTGCGCGCAGCGAATATCGGAACGAGCGTTCACTATATTCCAACGCATCAGTTTACCGCCTATAAAGATTTGCCGGCCGACGTTCCGGTTACGGACCGCGTATGGGAGCAAATCCTCTCGCTGCCGCTGTATCCGACGATGACCGAACGCGACGTCGATGACGTCGTCGACGCTCTCAGGGGCGCAACGAGAGCACGTCGTCTTGCGGAAAACGTTGCCTGA
- a CDS encoding DUF5666 domain-containing protein gives MQLPAVAGTIQTVSPSQINILAPAPCGHVNVTYSGSTQIVYNGYTLSAGTYVNVYGTGSCSTSFTATELFLGTATPTPAPTPSPTPTGVPALTATIQTVSPTKLNVLGPAPCGHVNVTYGSTTQIVYNGYTLAAGTVVNIYGTGSCATSFTATALVLGTLPTPSPTPTATPTPSPTSPPLLTATIQSVTDSQLKVLAPAPCGHVNVNYGPTTQINYYGYTLAPNVIVNVWGSGSCATSFTATIMTLGVLPNPTPTPSPPPVNNPLSHVQTFDYCCGGYSNDTPTGGVATAKPWISYYAAPSANGDPSGTNPTYGAPGLQAAGIPASRVYTYIDDSHVYSGDAQFSNVAPGGIDASAEAKTCAGAAITEKSGAGYLTDPWQPATLTLYDNDVTTQYNYSTEFGMVFIDDMNAYIYNDNSAMPCHNGAQWSQPTASAAYATIVNSMTVANLLAGHPAPAYMLNVLSPIEIEASGSIPSMSSMITSFSGLANVMGFTCDECLADNKNAIIGQNTATEMKNQWSMTENAEIATVNTRKLYVLLDQDSSSRGTYSYAGRTYAFASFMLAWDPVYTGYQTAYYGFPGNGTNPNSANPQIHVFPEEALTAYNPIVPYPSTSTGAAAFQDTGGAFFREYQSCFYNGTAIGGCAFIVNPNASSVGTPSLKGTYTHTMVISSENSVLDGGTVSLTGASVPSSIPALAGYILLP, from the coding sequence GTGCAACTACCAGCAGTTGCCGGCACGATTCAAACCGTCAGCCCGTCGCAAATCAACATTTTGGCGCCTGCACCGTGTGGACACGTCAACGTCACCTACAGCGGTTCGACACAAATTGTTTATAACGGCTACACGCTAAGTGCCGGTACGTACGTGAATGTGTACGGAACCGGAAGTTGCTCGACGTCGTTTACGGCGACGGAGCTGTTCTTGGGAACGGCGACTCCTACGCCGGCACCGACGCCATCGCCGACTCCGACCGGCGTTCCCGCCTTAACCGCGACAATTCAGACCGTCAGCCCGACGAAGCTCAACGTCCTGGGGCCGGCACCGTGCGGTCACGTCAACGTCACCTACGGAAGCACGACACAGATCGTCTATAACGGCTACACGCTCGCGGCCGGCACCGTCGTCAACATTTACGGCACCGGCAGCTGCGCGACGTCGTTCACTGCGACGGCGCTTGTGCTCGGCACGCTGCCGACTCCGTCGCCGACGCCAACGGCAACGCCGACGCCCTCACCGACAAGCCCGCCGTTGCTCACGGCGACGATTCAATCCGTAACCGACTCGCAGCTGAAGGTGCTCGCGCCTGCGCCCTGCGGTCACGTTAACGTGAATTACGGACCCACGACCCAGATTAACTATTACGGTTACACGTTGGCTCCCAACGTTATCGTCAACGTCTGGGGCAGCGGCAGCTGTGCAACCTCGTTCACGGCCACGATCATGACTCTCGGCGTGCTGCCGAATCCGACCCCAACGCCGTCACCGCCGCCGGTGAACAATCCGCTCAGTCACGTGCAAACCTTCGACTATTGCTGCGGTGGCTATAGTAACGACACGCCGACGGGCGGCGTCGCGACGGCGAAACCCTGGATTTCGTACTACGCAGCGCCGTCTGCGAACGGCGATCCGAGCGGAACGAATCCGACCTATGGCGCACCCGGGCTCCAAGCTGCCGGAATCCCAGCCAGCCGCGTCTACACGTATATCGATGACTCACATGTCTACTCAGGCGATGCGCAATTCAGCAACGTCGCGCCCGGCGGCATCGACGCAAGCGCCGAAGCCAAGACCTGCGCCGGCGCTGCGATCACAGAAAAGAGCGGCGCCGGCTATCTCACCGATCCGTGGCAACCCGCGACACTGACGCTGTACGACAATGATGTCACCACCCAATACAACTACAGTACCGAGTTTGGGATGGTGTTCATCGACGACATGAATGCGTACATCTATAACGACAACAGCGCAATGCCGTGTCACAACGGCGCACAGTGGTCACAGCCGACGGCGTCGGCCGCCTACGCCACGATCGTGAATTCGATGACCGTCGCGAACCTACTCGCGGGTCATCCGGCACCTGCGTACATGCTCAACGTGCTCTCGCCGATCGAGATCGAAGCTTCCGGCAGCATACCCAGCATGTCCAGCATGATCACTTCCTTCTCGGGTCTCGCAAACGTCATGGGCTTCACGTGCGACGAATGCTTGGCCGACAACAAGAACGCGATCATCGGTCAAAACACGGCGACCGAGATGAAAAATCAGTGGAGCATGACGGAGAACGCTGAGATCGCAACGGTCAACACGCGCAAGCTCTACGTCCTGCTCGATCAAGATTCGTCGTCGCGCGGCACATACTCGTATGCGGGCCGCACGTACGCCTTCGCCTCCTTCATGTTGGCATGGGACCCCGTCTACACTGGGTATCAAACCGCATACTACGGTTTTCCGGGGAACGGCACCAACCCGAACTCGGCAAATCCGCAGATCCATGTCTTCCCCGAAGAAGCGCTGACGGCGTACAATCCGATCGTTCCGTATCCGTCGACTTCGACCGGCGCTGCGGCCTTCCAAGACACCGGCGGAGCATTCTTCCGCGAATATCAGAGCTGCTTCTACAACGGCACGGCCATCGGCGGATGCGCGTTCATCGTGAATCCGAATGCAAGCTCTGTCGGGACGCCGTCGCTGAAGGGCACGTACACGCATACGATGGTCATCAGCAGCGAGAACAGCGTCCTCGACGGTGGTACGGTCTCGCTTACGGGCGCGAGCGTTCCATCCTCAATCCCTGCCCTTGCTGGTTATATCCTATTGCCGTAA
- a CDS encoding glycosyltransferase family 2 protein, whose product MTPLVTAVVATFNEERHIERCLRELLEQRDMHGKLEVLVVDGGSTDRTAEIVRSHPEFGSTIRLIENPKRFQVFAYNQGIRSANGTYVMFVVAHAEYGDDYIAQAIALSERLDAANVGGTPKALGDGTIGRAIAYAMSSPYGVGDATFRYVDDERYVDSVLVGFVRRDVLLEIGGFNEDVPFDEDTDLNLRLRAAGYKLATSPKLRCRYHVRRTLPELASQMFRYGFWRRKSQLNFGARIPFRVLAPPALVLGLALSAIAPQPLCWLVPGAYACFTAAASAAATPKLGALAMLMPFVLLTMHVSYGLGWLKGLLVHRAPGQAYGNRI is encoded by the coding sequence ATGACTCCGCTCGTTACCGCGGTCGTTGCCACCTTCAACGAAGAGCGGCACATCGAGCGCTGTTTGCGCGAGTTGCTCGAGCAACGCGACATGCACGGCAAGCTCGAGGTGTTGGTCGTAGACGGCGGCAGCACCGATCGTACAGCGGAGATCGTCCGTTCGCATCCGGAATTCGGGTCGACGATTCGCCTGATCGAGAATCCCAAGCGATTTCAAGTCTTTGCCTACAATCAAGGCATTCGTTCTGCCAACGGAACGTACGTCATGTTTGTCGTTGCCCACGCGGAATACGGCGATGACTACATCGCGCAAGCAATTGCGCTCTCGGAGCGTCTCGACGCGGCGAACGTCGGCGGAACGCCGAAGGCACTCGGCGACGGTACCATCGGACGAGCGATCGCGTACGCAATGTCGTCGCCTTACGGCGTCGGCGACGCCACGTTCCGTTACGTCGATGATGAACGCTACGTCGATTCGGTTCTGGTCGGCTTCGTTCGCCGTGACGTTCTGCTCGAGATCGGCGGCTTCAACGAAGATGTCCCCTTCGATGAAGACACCGACCTCAACTTGCGTTTGCGTGCTGCAGGTTACAAGCTCGCAACGAGTCCGAAGCTGCGTTGCCGCTACCATGTTCGGCGCACGCTTCCGGAGCTTGCCTCGCAGATGTTCCGCTACGGTTTCTGGCGCCGAAAAAGCCAGCTGAATTTCGGGGCGCGCATCCCCTTCCGTGTCCTTGCTCCGCCGGCACTCGTGCTCGGCCTTGCACTTTCGGCGATAGCGCCGCAGCCGCTCTGCTGGCTCGTCCCGGGCGCCTACGCGTGTTTCACGGCGGCAGCGAGCGCGGCCGCAACTCCGAAATTGGGTGCGCTCGCAATGCTGATGCCGTTCGTGCTTCTAACGATGCACGTTTCGTATGGACTCGGTTGGTTGAAAGGCCTACTTGTTCACCGCGCGCCGGGCCAGGCTTACGGCAATAGGATATAA
- a CDS encoding exopolysaccharide biosynthesis polyprenyl glycosylphosphotransferase, translating into MVATALDSRSPEESLRGNGATSLRHYSARWQAVIMAVDIVAFFASFYVAMGLVNHTWTFRNFISIVEVAGWLSIGMWIVIFARVGMYRRSLALNSRDEIYYTIAALSLGILPQLILFTIVPSLSTSRLLLLVAVCLATLGVGGARAVVHLAIRIQEDRTFRRILVVTPSHVPTMLGNDGGMPSQWSLLPYRSNIEQASGNSPEAIVERIAWFRAAARDGCDMVLVEGLLPPLAAAHVADLAARGGVELRFAPPELQASAFEVRIDRRGGQTLLMPVPLGVLSPPAEFCKSLLDRSVAFIALCALSPLLVATAVAIRLEGPGPALFRQLRVGRNGRSFNVFKFRSMRLDAGENWATTNDDRVTRVGAFIRKYSIDELPQLLNVLRGEMSLVGPRPEMREYADRFSMQFPRYADRHLVRPGITGWTQINMRRNLTPSDVEEVLESDLFYIENWSFLLDLSILFKTACEIFFHRGV; encoded by the coding sequence ATGGTCGCAACTGCCTTAGACTCTCGCTCGCCCGAAGAATCACTTCGTGGAAACGGCGCAACCTCGCTGCGCCACTATTCCGCGCGTTGGCAGGCGGTTATCATGGCCGTCGACATCGTCGCGTTCTTTGCGTCGTTCTACGTCGCCATGGGGCTCGTCAACCACACGTGGACGTTCCGCAATTTTATCTCGATCGTCGAGGTCGCCGGCTGGCTTTCGATCGGGATGTGGATTGTGATATTCGCGCGGGTCGGTATGTATCGCCGCTCGCTTGCGCTCAACTCGCGCGACGAGATCTATTACACGATCGCAGCACTTTCGCTCGGAATTTTGCCGCAGCTGATTCTGTTTACGATCGTCCCCTCGCTCTCGACGTCGCGCCTCTTGTTGCTCGTCGCCGTATGCCTTGCGACGCTCGGCGTCGGAGGCGCGCGTGCCGTCGTCCATCTTGCAATTCGCATTCAGGAGGATCGCACGTTCAGGCGGATCTTGGTCGTTACGCCGAGTCATGTACCGACGATGCTCGGTAACGACGGTGGAATGCCGAGCCAGTGGAGCCTCTTGCCGTACCGTTCCAACATCGAGCAGGCCTCCGGAAATTCGCCGGAAGCGATCGTCGAGCGCATCGCCTGGTTTCGCGCCGCGGCGCGTGATGGTTGCGATATGGTTTTGGTCGAAGGGCTGTTGCCGCCGCTGGCTGCGGCGCATGTTGCGGATTTAGCCGCGCGCGGGGGTGTCGAATTGCGATTTGCGCCACCCGAGCTGCAGGCGAGCGCATTCGAAGTGCGGATCGACCGTCGCGGTGGACAGACACTGCTGATGCCGGTGCCGCTCGGCGTACTGAGCCCGCCGGCGGAATTTTGCAAATCGCTGCTCGATCGCTCGGTCGCGTTCATCGCGTTGTGCGCGCTTTCGCCGTTGCTGGTGGCGACTGCGGTTGCAATTCGTCTGGAAGGTCCCGGGCCGGCCCTCTTCCGACAGCTTCGTGTCGGGCGCAACGGACGCTCGTTCAATGTGTTCAAGTTCCGCTCGATGCGTCTCGATGCCGGCGAAAACTGGGCGACGACAAACGATGACCGCGTCACTCGTGTGGGCGCATTCATTCGAAAATATAGCATCGATGAGCTGCCGCAGCTGCTCAACGTTCTGCGCGGAGAGATGTCGCTGGTCGGGCCGCGTCCCGAGATGCGTGAATACGCCGACCGTTTCAGCATGCAGTTCCCGCGGTATGCCGACCGGCATCTCGTCCGTCCGGGAATCACGGGTTGGACGCAAATCAACATGCGCCGCAACTTGACGCCGAGCGACGTCGAAGAAGTTCTCGAGAGCGACCTCTTTTATATCGAGAACTGGTCGTTCTTGCTCGATCTCTCGATTCTATTCAAGACCGCTTGCGAGATTTTCTTCCACCGGGGAGTTTAG
- a CDS encoding polysaccharide biosynthesis C-terminal domain-containing protein, whose product MSAVKAKTLFADGFQILIVRVLNLVCAAGVSIFVSRMLGPEGRGTYVVPGMLAGLVATVFAGLTTTIASSMLKDRAGSGAIRAAFAAAVPMVATGIVVVMAITVATNQLWAAPYAAIVLPFMALIAIVNGYGYGVKNPRLVTLFTLATNIAIFICLAAGLLFVGRTANVAIESWFAGNVFVGLVAICVVLWSARGMATGPIATWAFLTYAARIGAIGLVSILNYRIDLYMVAFFTSHSQLGFYSTAVSAAETLLVAAQVGSIVTVPHIGSLGAREAAHLTARCVRNNFAFITVLCIVAALVAPAAVELLFGPAFLPAVAPLRVLLIGIIPMSAASIISSYYTLNAKKPQYPLIIAGASAFICAAISLILIPRIGIVGAAIGTTVSYISTVIASMIIFSIQAKVPLWHVACVQPEDLHGYRRLISSYLSKRLNSPVEENLASGLE is encoded by the coding sequence ATGTCCGCCGTGAAGGCCAAGACGCTGTTCGCGGACGGCTTTCAGATTCTGATCGTCCGCGTCCTCAACTTGGTCTGTGCAGCAGGCGTCAGTATTTTTGTGTCACGGATGCTCGGCCCGGAGGGCCGCGGCACGTATGTGGTGCCGGGCATGCTCGCAGGCCTCGTTGCAACCGTGTTCGCAGGACTGACGACGACGATTGCATCGTCGATGTTAAAGGACCGTGCCGGCTCCGGTGCGATCCGGGCTGCGTTTGCGGCCGCCGTTCCGATGGTCGCGACCGGAATCGTCGTCGTCATGGCGATTACGGTCGCGACGAATCAGCTGTGGGCGGCACCGTACGCAGCGATCGTGCTGCCCTTCATGGCGCTCATCGCCATCGTCAACGGCTACGGCTACGGCGTGAAGAATCCGCGGCTAGTCACGCTTTTCACGCTGGCGACGAACATCGCAATCTTCATCTGCTTGGCAGCCGGCTTACTCTTTGTCGGGCGTACCGCAAACGTCGCAATCGAATCGTGGTTTGCAGGCAACGTCTTCGTCGGACTCGTCGCCATCTGCGTCGTGCTTTGGAGCGCACGCGGGATGGCGACCGGACCCATTGCGACGTGGGCGTTCTTGACATATGCGGCTCGCATCGGCGCGATTGGCCTGGTCTCCATCCTTAACTACCGCATCGACCTGTACATGGTCGCGTTCTTCACCTCGCACAGCCAGCTCGGTTTTTATTCAACCGCCGTATCCGCCGCCGAGACGTTACTGGTCGCCGCACAAGTCGGCTCGATCGTTACCGTCCCGCACATCGGTTCGCTCGGCGCGCGCGAAGCGGCGCATCTCACGGCTCGCTGCGTGCGCAACAACTTCGCGTTCATCACCGTGCTGTGCATCGTCGCCGCACTGGTCGCGCCGGCCGCCGTCGAGCTGCTGTTCGGGCCGGCATTTCTACCCGCCGTCGCGCCGCTACGCGTGTTGCTGATCGGCATCATTCCGATGTCCGCCGCGAGCATCATCTCGAGCTACTACACGCTCAATGCGAAAAAGCCGCAATATCCGCTCATCATCGCCGGCGCTTCCGCATTCATCTGTGCCGCGATCAGTCTGATTCTGATCCCGCGCATCGGGATCGTCGGCGCCGCAATCGGAACGACGGTATCGTACATTTCGACCGTCATCGCGAGCATGATCATCTTCTCGATCCAGGCGAAAGTGCCGTTGTGGCACGTCGCTTGCGTGCAGCCCGAAGATCTCCACGGATACCGCAGGCTGATCTCCTCGTATCTTTCGAAGCGGCTAAACTCCCCGGTGGAAGAAAATCTCGCAAGCGGTCTTGAATAG
- a CDS encoding GNAT family N-acetyltransferase produces the protein MRTALLWGYTHHVHAISQFVNEHASHWRLIPRGGGRAARNRTLALLPFVDAVVEFGGPAPDALLAACARRLHKPIGVVWAGSDVLRVREKPAEIARVRARHYRHVACSATLAAELLELGIAASELRLAVATPPETLPPLPEKFSVLGYGPMSKEWLYGTDILLAVAERMPHVRFDIIGETTHRESTLKNVVYHGWLDDVNPAVDAATVIVRPTRHDGMPLMVIEALARGRYVIWSREMAGALYGMTVEAIVDHLTRLEEQHRAGELSLNHDGVRAVREQFDPAAITAGVETFLDDLTARPRKRVDPRKRAVVSGEPEIVAAFLERARFEAPDWHIHSVIGRSRSERLDDVLAMAVSKRWFNLGDSRLDPIVRTVAHLLGKNPIAAGFEVARSLNVSLRPRRRGRGNHRIKLSPAEWRAFDACHPAPTFFARPAWGLALERVYPRFAAEPTLFNLAEGEAIFPLMHSNGRFTSYEAMPLGTYALPLLPDGRPADAKMAQAIVHDIVAQDADEFSCAFWPLAGYSEFGLGETRAYQTSVIDLSEGADAAVARFKGVARRMAGQAVRKGVSVSCESGAIETYYGLLEDSARRWGRGAPHIPLKLFQAVVELGGDDVEVWIARYRGEAIAGGVMLYGSTEAFFWSAALRAEFADLRPSNLLNVQMIRAAADRGIRWYNMGASEGLSGVARFKESLGAEPVDYTALLWQSPAYRRYLRLRSLWRGNAVQAAVL, from the coding sequence ATGCGCACCGCTCTTCTCTGGGGATACACACACCACGTTCATGCGATTTCGCAGTTCGTAAACGAGCACGCGTCGCATTGGCGCTTGATTCCTCGGGGAGGCGGGCGGGCAGCACGCAATCGTACGCTTGCGCTTTTGCCCTTCGTCGACGCGGTCGTCGAATTCGGCGGACCCGCACCCGACGCGCTCCTTGCAGCCTGCGCACGCCGTTTGCATAAACCGATCGGCGTCGTCTGGGCGGGCTCCGATGTGTTGCGTGTGCGAGAGAAGCCGGCCGAGATCGCACGAGTGCGCGCTCGCCACTATCGTCACGTAGCGTGCTCGGCAACGCTAGCGGCCGAGTTGCTCGAGCTCGGCATTGCGGCCAGTGAGCTGCGTCTCGCCGTTGCAACGCCTCCGGAGACGTTGCCGCCCCTCCCCGAAAAATTTTCCGTGCTCGGTTACGGACCCATGAGCAAGGAGTGGCTCTACGGAACTGACATTTTGCTCGCCGTCGCGGAACGCATGCCGCACGTGCGATTCGACATCATCGGCGAGACGACGCATCGTGAGTCAACGCTCAAGAACGTCGTCTATCACGGATGGTTGGACGACGTAAACCCTGCGGTCGATGCCGCAACGGTGATCGTGCGTCCGACACGCCACGACGGGATGCCCCTGATGGTGATCGAGGCCTTGGCGCGTGGCCGCTACGTCATCTGGTCGCGCGAGATGGCCGGCGCCCTTTACGGAATGACCGTTGAAGCGATTGTCGATCATCTCACGCGTCTCGAAGAGCAGCATCGGGCCGGAGAGCTTTCGCTCAATCACGACGGCGTGCGAGCGGTGCGCGAGCAATTCGACCCGGCGGCGATTACCGCCGGCGTCGAAACGTTTCTCGACGACTTGACCGCGCGTCCGCGTAAGCGCGTCGATCCACGAAAGCGCGCCGTGGTCTCGGGCGAGCCGGAGATCGTTGCGGCGTTTCTGGAGCGCGCACGCTTCGAAGCGCCGGATTGGCACATTCATTCGGTCATCGGACGCTCGCGCAGCGAGCGCCTCGACGACGTTCTCGCAATGGCTGTCAGCAAGCGTTGGTTCAATCTCGGAGACTCACGGCTCGATCCGATCGTTCGTACAGTCGCGCATCTTCTCGGGAAGAATCCGATTGCGGCCGGCTTCGAGGTAGCGCGCTCGCTCAACGTGTCTCTGCGGCCGCGCCGGCGCGGTCGTGGAAACCATCGTATCAAGCTGAGTCCCGCCGAATGGCGCGCCTTTGATGCATGTCATCCTGCGCCGACATTTTTTGCACGTCCGGCTTGGGGTCTCGCACTCGAACGCGTCTACCCGCGATTTGCAGCCGAGCCGACGCTGTTCAATCTCGCCGAAGGCGAAGCGATCTTTCCGTTGATGCATTCGAACGGACGCTTCACCTCATACGAGGCGATGCCACTCGGAACGTACGCGCTGCCGTTGCTTCCCGACGGACGTCCTGCCGATGCAAAGATGGCGCAAGCCATCGTGCACGATATCGTGGCGCAGGATGCGGACGAGTTCAGCTGCGCGTTTTGGCCGCTTGCCGGTTACAGTGAGTTTGGCCTCGGCGAAACGCGCGCGTATCAAACCTCGGTAATCGATCTGAGCGAAGGAGCCGACGCGGCCGTCGCACGCTTCAAGGGTGTTGCGCGCCGGATGGCGGGACAAGCGGTTCGTAAAGGCGTCAGCGTTTCATGCGAAAGCGGCGCGATCGAAACCTACTACGGATTGCTCGAGGACTCGGCCAGGCGTTGGGGTCGCGGTGCACCGCACATTCCGCTGAAGCTCTTCCAGGCGGTCGTCGAGCTTGGCGGTGACGACGTTGAAGTCTGGATCGCGCGTTATCGTGGCGAGGCGATCGCGGGCGGCGTGATGTTGTACGGCTCGACCGAAGCATTTTTCTGGTCGGCCGCGTTGCGCGCGGAGTTTGCAGATTTACGGCCGAGCAATCTGCTCAACGTTCAGATGATTCGGGCGGCGGCAGATCGCGGCATTCGCTGGTATAACATGGGAGCAAGCGAAGGGCTTTCGGGTGTGGCGCGCTTCAAGGAATCGCTCGGA